The Vanessa cardui chromosome 27, ilVanCard2.1, whole genome shotgun sequence region AGACAAAGTTACTCTCGCATTTAAAGTATtagtatagttatttattatctatgctaaatattataaatgtgaaagtaactctgtctgtctgtcgctctttcactaacaaacctctgaactgaatttgaattaatttggtattaagcaaatttaaaacttcaagaaagggcataggctacttttttgcctaacctaacctaacctaacctaacctaacacatgacaactatcCTCTAAAACACTAGTGAAGCCTCAGGCAACAACTCcttgttatgtataatatatatatatatatatatatatatatatacataatttttttaacatttcagcCAGCTGCCAAGCTTGTCACTTGCCGATAATTACAACATATAAGGACAACTGTTTCTCTCTTTTTATAAAAGGGATTCTAGTTGCTCAAGCGACTGGATTGAAACTTGAGGCAAAGAGTGTTGTTGAAACGATGGCAtggaatgtatgtatgtgaattatatactatacattttatttttattgttaaaacatAAGGATTTGTACAATCTTGTCTGTTATATGCACTCAACATTTTCTAtgaacaataggctatttgactggtttttaaaatccattttatattatttagtagaagttaaggaacccagtaaatgttgtgttttaatttgtagtacatatttacgaaaaatatcacattaaaaattccatatttaaatagcgcgcaaaaacgctacttgaacaatatggcgctgcaatggggtcggtgacttcacttttctgtattttaatctgtggtacatatagtagaaaagcaaagtttacaagaatgtgacttcatcataagcccggccaatcaggagcgttttgtatcacatgacaaacatttaaaaattagcatttttatttatggatttttgaataaattaagtattattttcaactgtcgttagtaaataaccatttttacactcataatatacacggattacaataattcacaatttaattttggcattgtcaaatagcctattaatgcttagtattgttgttttctgtGGTCACCAACCTAGACTAgattggtgctgtaagaaatattaaccattcattgCATCGGTAATGTTGCCGTACTTAGTAAGCTAGAATTTTATGTCAATGGGTCATTGAccctttaaattaatatgccGTATAACTAAGTGTTGATATTTGAaggatagtttttttttttttttgctataaaaatatatgtattctaaATTAATGTACCTCCCTGTACATAATTGCATTATGAACCTCATAATCGATAtacatagagtcgagatggcccagtggttagaacgcgtgcatcttaaccgatgattgcaagttcaaaaccaggcaagcaccgctgatgtcatgtgcttaatttgtctttataattaatctcgtgctcagcggtgaaggaaaacatcgtgaggaaacctgcatgtgacaaatttaatagaaattctgccacatgtgtattccaccaacccgcgttggaacagcgtggtggaatatgttccaaaaaccttctcctcaaagggagaggaggcctttagcccagcagtgggaatttacaggctgttgttgttgttgttgtatacatagATAGTatgttaaaacttattattttcagAGATTACGGGAACAAATGGTAAGCGTTATCATTAAGGAGCTGTGGCTAGCGCAAGGGGACCGAGTGTCGGTCGGCGACGTTAGCAAAGTGACGGAATTTGGGAAACCAGTCGAAACAAGTGTTGCTGTCAAGTaagtatacattattatttttgactaaAACCTTTTTGCTGAAATCTCAAAATACCTCCTTTGTATTGGACTCCAGACTTCTGTTACATATTTCTGGAACATGGGTCGTGGTCATTTTCAATAGTACTATTGGATTAGTGAGTGACTACTCAGAtacatctttacatagtataaaacaaagtcgcattttctgtccctatgtccctttgtatgcttaaatgtttaaaactacgcaacggattttgatgcgtttttttttaatagatagagtaattcgagaggaaggtttttgtatataatacatgaacaatatactaaaaaaacacagataattttagaagtttgcaatgtgatgtcatggataaacaaattctgtagtaaatttagtatcagtattgcacctgagCCAAGTCGGGGTGGGttgctagttttaaatataacatttcgaGTATTTTTAGTGTTCGATCCCTGTTTTTCGTCGTCAGAAAACTTGGAGCCACTATTCTACTTTGGAAGAAATAACCTCTAAAGCTATTATGCTgtcatgtatatttatataatgcatCTTGTTTTCAGGATGATGAAGCTGATGGGTTGGAAGGGTGGAGGGCTGGGGGCGGATTCCCAAGGGATAGAAGAGCCGATCAAACCTCATTTGCAAATGGTATTATCTTTGTCATTTTTCCACTGTAAACAATTCAATACAATTTGTTTGGGAAGAAGTTTTTTTAAGCGACAGTACTGCCAGAAATCATTACGTACCTCTCTttctcttatttaaataattgtatttaattaacatgactttgtagtttttaaatgttaaataagagtaactactgattttcttgccggttcttctcggtagagtctactttccgagctggtagcttcacttaattgtaaaatgacgattcaaaagtgcttgtaaaagcctacttgaatgattTTGATCATGTAAAAATTATccttcattatatatattatttcaggtAAACCGCGCCGGTCTCGGCTGTAACGTGGACATTCGCCAGCTGAGACGTGCCGGTCAGCAGCTGATGACGAGGTTCATAGCCTCGGACGCCATCGACGTGGACCTGGTTTTCAGCAACGAGTTCAGTAAAGAGGAACGTGCTGTCCTTCATCAGACCGCGCAACGGATTGGATTGGCTTCCAAGAGTTATGGGGGTGATGCTGAAaggtaaatgttatatttaaggaAGCACTTAACATGTATGAGAgttaagatggcccagtggttagaacgcgtgcatcttaaccgatgattgcgggttcaaacccaggcaagcaccgctgccacatgtgtattccaccaacccacaactggaacagcgtggtggaatatgttccaaaccttctcctcaaagggagaggaggcctttagcccagcagtgggaatttacaggctgttgttgttgttattgtaacaTGTAAGCCTTTTTGCTGGGGTCTGTGAGTCTGTCTGCCTCTTTGATTGTATGTCTGATAAACTTCAAATCCCCTTTAATAGAAGAGGAAATTGTCCTGACTTTTACAAAGAGGAAAGTTTATCAGCATACATATTATTTGTTCCTATAGTAATTAAGGCAGCGTAGTGAGAAAACTTGCTGGTAGAACTGTTctcttctgggtaggtaccaaccactcatatATTCTAGTGCGAAGTAtcaataattagtatatttgtgttccggtttgaagaaagTAAATCATTGTAACaaaaggcacaagggatatgatATCTCCAAATCCAAGGTCGTTGATAAGAAATGGTTGAAATTTCATATGAACCTAATAACTATGAGTATTAGGTACCATTAACTATCAGGAGTCCCATTTGCCCATATGCCATCAAACTCCACCgccaaatatattatttattgagatgataacatcttatttcctaATGTTACTGGatcattgacaatgtaaggtgTAATTATTAGTAATGGTGTCCTCTAAACTGGTGCACAGATTGCCtccatactatttttaaaattaaatagattagctatggtaaaaataataaactaaaaatatataaccagttcttaaatgaaatatttttattttcacagaTTTTTAGTTGTGAAGAAGAAATTGGACCCGTTTTCGATCGTTCGAGCTGTGATAGCGAAGGGAGGGAACACCCCGAAATATCAAGTTTTTTTACCGATTTCACTTGGCCagaaaagataatatattttaaatatacactatttcttaattgtgttttatttattttattttttacctaatATTTTAGACCTTTGCCTTCAAATATGTAAATGACATAAGtgattttttttccattcaattttttttttgcagtcgttacataaaactataataaacaaaatggcgattttttttaattttcctaatTATGGTCTGTGATTATattgtgaaaattaaaaattgtttttagtaACTCTCAATTAGCCAATTTGAGCTTGATgcaatttttttgataataacatagataattaaaatattttcacgttTGTGAACAATTAGTTCTCTTGTTTAGTAACTATTGATGAAGTTGGTATTTCTCAAATTTTCAACCAATAATGTTTATGGTCAATTTTCCAGACTtccataattattgtaaaaccaAGTAGTGTTTCGATGTTTTAATACACAATAGAATATGGTCGGATCTGCTTAAAATGAGAGACTGGTATTTCTACTCagccaatatacatataacatctATGTGATGTTTATACTTTGTGATTAAGATACAAATAGATAGAAAATTGTGGTTTAAATAGCGAATGATGGCTTTACTTTACATAACGCCTATACGTTTCGTAtgactgtatttatttacaatcccatcaaaaacataagtgtaaaatgagagccaagtacaataaaaatgtataggccttggttgttgacttcaacgacaaaagaagtgagaactaaatgggtgccaagtagAATGGCCAGTCCTGAACATATTTATGAgtactgaaaatataatttatttccataacttGGGTAATATATTGTAGTCTAAAGGCTGACTTGGCTAGTCctcatatacgaattattattttcgatgGCTAGTTTAGCTTGCTACCGGCAAGCcaaattttctaaataataaaatgagaaCCGACAAGTTACGGAATTAGAACCTCGAAGGctataatataattcgtatatgaGAATAGCCAAGTCAGCCTTTAGCCAAGTTATGGAGATATGTTTATGAAATATGgagtacatatgtattttgCAAATCTAAATATATGAGCCAAATTTAATACGTTTATGTCAAATAGTTTTTTAGTTATAAGGGGGTtaaaagtggctccaaatggttcgtgtaaaattacacacggtgctgctCGCCAGTTCTCTTACTAGTAGTTGgcttgacacgctaccgcgtctAGATATTATCgaataaatgttgatttattagataataaacagacaaaaataatgtcataaaaaatacggcttttcatttatttatttcttattcgcATAGTACAATCGACTTACGAAACATTTTATAACCATATCtagaaagaatatttttaaataaccatttctctgtttaaataaatttcgtttagcAGGCATGGAAAATAGTTGGATGAATATAGTTACGAAGATTTTAATCTCTGCCCACATGTCGACAGATATACATCTTTGATCAATTAGTATTCTTAAAACTACACCATACGGGTTAATGATGCTATCTTATTATGATGAGGGATAGATCGAAACTTTTTAGTATATAAGGTCTATAGATTTGCAAAATAACTATACGCTACTAACTCACAGTGTGAAGCTAACGAATTTTCGCGCCAcgattggtaatttttttttaaaatggtgTCAAAATTGACGTTTACCCTAGCTGCACTCTGCCTAGTTTACGTTTTAGTTGAAAGTTCTTTTATAAAGCCTAACAACGTACCGAGGGTAGGAAGAAGCAATGAAGCTGATGGTCCATTTGATCAAAGTATGATGGGATACGTTATTAAAACTATTCCCAGTAAAAATATTCCACGAATGGGTCGTAGAAATTATGATTCGGTAAGATATTATGTGAAactcttttaaaatatgaattagtatatattttttttaaattgtttcttttttaggCAAATCGTTTTGATATTCCGAAATTATATCAAGTTCCATCCGAAAACTCAGAATTTTATGaaggtaaatattaaatatttgataaacatgAAACAGAAGAAACAGATTTTTCTGTTTCGTGtggataagtataaaatattgttacactTATCAATGAATGGAagtgttcttattttaatattgtattaattaataactttcagatgaaaatatttctaaacTGACAGCTGAGCAAGAAGATTATTATGGAAATCATTGAAAAATTTCAACACAATCCGGGCAGGAAAACGATGGaatgatatatttgtttttttttttctagtcaCTGTTAACTATATAAACTTTGAGAATAAATAATGCATGCAACTTTGcttcttttatttcataattaataaattcaataataagtTCATATTTCTTTAGACATTATAATTGCATAAAACGGAATATTTGCTAAAAAGTCAATGTCAACTTAGTTGTATTACCTGGCCATATTCGAAAGTCGCAAAATTTGcctttgtctctttctatttctATAGCTGTTGTTTGCAACTGTCTctctttatcaatatttacatacgTACCATTTTTACTTTCCTTACAATCTCTATTTTCTTCCATGGTTTCGTGGaagaaattttaatagtttaatatatttaaaaagataaattcgTAGTGTAATTGATAAAGGACAAAATGGTGTTGACGAACGATGTTGTTTTGCCGGAAGAGTCGGAACTGACCGTGGAGGAAGTTAATTTATCAACGGCTACTTTGAGAGCTGGCTCGTTCCATTTGggaaaatattgtgaaaaaGCGAATAATGTAAGTGAAACtgctgttttataattaattattaaatgtcttTGCTTCACGAACTTGCGGTtacagtatatttaatatttaattgattgcaTAATCAGATCCAAAGTAGGTTATGTTTTGATATCAATAATGATTGCTAACGAAATaatagcttttaaaaataaaaaacaacttattttaatttaatttgtctttcttttcgtaatttgtataattttaatattaaaattacaggcACTACCTTGTATTAAACTATTtcatatacaacaatatattttttttaaattatagtttattatgaACCAAATGatcaatttcaaacaaaatcaagtattaaactatttttataattctagcTTCCTCTCACTGTGTCGCACTAGAAGAATATAAACCTACAGAAAACATTTTTACCATGTATAAATTTTGCATTGGTTAGCATTTTTATTTCTGTCTACTTCAACAATCACTATTATATTTCGGGCAAAtcttaaaattgattatatatatttaatcgactaaatattgaaaaattacacatataaacctACCTTACTACATCCATTAGTGAAAagagtttaaaaatttatttagtagtTGTTGAGATTGTAGATCAGATATGATGGATTTTTATATGTGATGAGTGAGTACTATGATAtctaaaacatttcttttagGAATTTATGCTCTGCCGTATCGAAGAACAAGATCCCCGTAAGTGTATCAATGAAGGTAAAGTCGTCACAGCTTGTACGTTGGATTTCTTCCGGAAGGTGAAAAAGGCTTGTGTAGCTGAATTTAATCAATATGCTAATTGCCTTGACAAGAGCTCTGGAGACTTTGGCTTACAACAgtgagtatataaatatattttttaagtttgagCAGACAACTGAAACaaagtagttttaaattaaatcatagaTCAGAATATTCTGTATTCAAGTAgtgttaaatgaaatttatagttACATCTGGTTTGGAAAGTAGGCACTACTGAAAAGAACCAGTAAGAAATTGTGTATTTCAATTTACTAATGTAATGAGAATGTAAATTCTTGTCTTAAACATCTATGGATCACtttcaaaattacattaaaaaacttTGTTATTGCTTAGTAGAttacaatgaaattttattagtaaGATTCTGTAAAAAATTtggctaaatttaatttatagatagatagatagatagaatatactttattgtacaccacaaacaataaactttacatggaacaaaaaaataataaattaaaatgtacaaaaaggcggtcttatcgctaagtagcgatttctgccagacaacctttgatttagggaaattgtgcagcgaaaaggtaggtggtgccttatatatacaataatacatatataaataaacatacatacatatatacataaatatatatactaataaaataaatgaacaattacacatataaatataaatgaatatattaaatatataatatataagtcgtctcaaatttaattatgtaaacacaaaaatttaaataagtcacagtaagtaaaaaaaaaggagaaacaaaataaaattaacaaacaaaacataaaaactatacaagacCATATAGTGACTAAGTTTCCATAGCCAGATAGTGCTCTTTTACCAACCTCTTAAAAGACAATAGCGTTTGCGCTTGCTTAATGTTAATGGGCAAAGCATTCCACAGTTGGATAGCCTGTACGGTAAaggacattttgaaaaattttgtgttatgcacaaatttaatttattacattttatacttatcAGTGCTAAATccaagtttaaatttaacactATAAATTCCTTTGCTATcctgtgttttttattaataaaaaaaaaaaacaatttacagcTGCCGTAAGACTCAGGGTGTATTTGATAAATGTATGCTTGAAAATTTAAATCTGGAACGTCCTCCATTCGGCTACTTCTGTGAGGCGAGAGTTCACGACACTAAAAGGTAAGgtttattattttcacaaatgatattcatatgtttttttttaaatatagatagaaaAAGTATTGCATCCTATAGTTAGCTCAGTATTTGCAATGTGAGAAATGTTTTATAGGTGAATATTCAGAGGGGAATTTGCTAAAAAATGGCTCAATGGACATTCTTCACAAGTCTCAAATtatgatgatattatttttggttaatatttgtgttattttatcataatttgattaattaattttgtgttggTGTACATGTGGGTAGTGGACATAATTACCTTaccaattgattttttttttatattctatatttgaatataaaatgaggCTATAGAACAGATTTGTctttgtatgaaaaaaatacacatctcttaatgtaaatgtttttgcAGACCTAAACCAGCAGTTGAAGAAAAGGCAGTCTATCCAGACGCAACCCCAACTCTGCCTGAAGACGCTGAGAGGAAACCCGCGCGCTTCGGTTCCCGTCTGTACTGGATGACCGAATAATTGCA contains the following coding sequences:
- the LOC124541233 gene encoding uncharacterized protein LOC124541233, with translation MVSKLTFTLAALCLVYVLVESSFIKPNNVPRVGRSNEADGPFDQSMMGYVIKTIPSKNIPRMGRRNYDSANRFDIPKLYQVPSENSEFYEDENISKLTAEQEDYYGNH
- the LOC124541066 gene encoding uncharacterized protein LOC124541066; its protein translation is MSFDVSWEVDKYKEEHESEEHWLLRKAFMERWKNDYPEERLVCLAQVFANIEFMGCRYPTEVMKEVARMSYDVTQQYRKSKKTKLQRTFVSASDAAEDRARGVKREGGVIKDGPNSKNMKILFVPQSKDDADPVQNTEEVITKSINNDNENTPEYNDNDVPTVDETKTDRKPDYSNDYMNEMLALKCLNVSRFSDRMFDTEFGKMVLLIRPWASKLSNIQSSCQACHLPIITTYKDNCFSLFIKGILVAQATGLKLEAKSVVETMAWNRLREQMVSVIIKELWLAQGDRVSVGDVSKVTEFGKPVETSVAVKMMKLMGWKGGGLGADSQGIEEPIKPHLQMVNRAGLGCNVDIRQLRRAGQQLMTRFIASDAIDVDLVFSNEFSKEERAVLHQTAQRIGLASKSYGGDAERFLVVKKKLDPFSIVRAVIAKGGNTPKYQVFLPISLGQKR
- the LOC124541235 gene encoding NADH dehydrogenase [ubiquinone] 1 alpha subcomplex subunit 8; its protein translation is MVLTNDVVLPEESELTVEEVNLSTATLRAGSFHLGKYCEKANNEFMLCRIEEQDPRKCINEGKVVTACTLDFFRKVKKACVAEFNQYANCLDKSSGDFGLQHCRKTQGVFDKCMLENLNLERPPFGYFCEARVHDTKRPKPAVEEKAVYPDATPTLPEDAERKPARFGSRLYWMTE